A genomic region of Streptomyces rimosus contains the following coding sequences:
- the thpR gene encoding RNA 2',3'-cyclic phosphodiesterase, whose protein sequence is MRLFAAALPPESAVEELAARVRRLRQLPGADRLRWTGRAGWHFTLAFYGEVPDAVLPELRERLARAARRYEPIPLRLKGGGRFADRVVWAGADGGLPALRKLADSASAAARRAGVEMSGHRAYTPHLTVARNRGGALDLDPFVEALTDFEGGAWTVRELALVRSRLPAGGVPGEQPRYETVAAWPLGR, encoded by the coding sequence ATGAGACTCTTCGCCGCAGCGCTCCCGCCCGAGTCCGCCGTCGAGGAACTCGCGGCCCGGGTGCGCCGGCTGCGGCAGTTGCCCGGCGCGGACCGGCTGCGCTGGACCGGGCGGGCCGGCTGGCACTTCACGCTCGCCTTCTACGGTGAGGTGCCCGACGCCGTCCTCCCCGAGCTGCGCGAGCGGCTGGCGCGGGCGGCCCGGCGGTACGAGCCGATCCCGCTGCGCCTCAAGGGCGGCGGGCGCTTCGCGGACCGGGTGGTGTGGGCGGGGGCCGACGGCGGCCTGCCGGCCCTGCGGAAACTGGCGGACTCGGCGAGCGCGGCGGCCCGCCGGGCCGGGGTGGAGATGTCCGGCCACCGCGCGTACACCCCGCACCTGACCGTCGCGCGCAACCGCGGCGGCGCCCTCGACCTGGACCCGTTCGTCGAGGCCCTGACGGATTTCGAGGGCGGCGCCTGGACCGTACGGGAGCTGGCGCTCGTGCGCAGCCGCCTGCCCGCCGGCGGGGTGCCGGGCGAGCAGCCCCGGTACGAGACGGTGGCGGCCTGGCCGCTGGGCCGCTGA
- a CDS encoding aldo/keto reductase, producing MEYTQLGRTGLKVSRIVLGTMNFGPQTDEATSHTIMDAALDAGLNFVDTANVYGWGENKGRTEEIVGTWFAKGGGRRDKTVLATKVYGNMGADGPVWPNHDRLSAVNIRRAVDASLKRLQTDYIDVYQFHHIDRSTPFEEIWQAIDVLVQQGKILYAGSSNFPGYKIAQANENAKTHGRVGLVSEQCLYNLAERRAEMEVIPAARDYGLGVIPWSPLHGGLLGGVLKKEATEGRRASGRAADALKDARTREQIQAYENLLDKHGIEPGEAALAWLLTRPGVTGPIVGPRTQEQLDSALRALDLDLGAELLAALDEIFPGPGPSPEAFAW from the coding sequence ATGGAATACACGCAGCTGGGACGTACCGGACTCAAGGTCAGTCGCATCGTGCTCGGCACGATGAACTTCGGGCCTCAGACGGATGAAGCCACCAGCCACACCATCATGGATGCGGCGCTCGATGCGGGGCTGAACTTCGTTGACACGGCAAATGTGTACGGGTGGGGCGAGAACAAGGGGCGCACCGAGGAGATCGTCGGTACCTGGTTCGCCAAGGGCGGCGGGCGTCGTGACAAGACGGTCCTGGCCACCAAGGTCTACGGGAACATGGGCGCCGACGGACCGGTCTGGCCCAACCACGACCGGCTCAGCGCCGTGAACATCCGCCGCGCCGTTGACGCTTCCCTCAAGCGGCTCCAGACCGACTACATCGACGTCTACCAGTTCCATCACATCGACCGCTCGACGCCGTTCGAGGAGATCTGGCAGGCGATCGACGTCCTGGTCCAACAGGGGAAGATCCTGTACGCCGGTTCCTCGAACTTCCCCGGCTACAAGATCGCCCAGGCCAACGAGAACGCGAAGACACACGGCCGGGTCGGGCTCGTCAGCGAGCAGTGCCTCTACAACCTCGCCGAGCGCCGCGCCGAGATGGAGGTCATCCCTGCCGCGCGGGACTACGGCCTGGGCGTCATCCCGTGGTCGCCGCTGCACGGCGGGCTGCTCGGCGGAGTCCTCAAGAAGGAGGCCACGGAGGGGCGCCGGGCGAGCGGACGGGCCGCCGATGCCCTCAAGGACGCCCGCACGCGTGAGCAGATCCAGGCGTACGAGAATCTGCTCGACAAGCACGGCATCGAACCGGGCGAGGCCGCCCTGGCCTGGCTGCTCACCCGTCCCGGCGTGACAGGACCGATCGTCGGCCCGCGTACGCAGGAGCAACTTGACTCGGCGCTGCGCGCCCTCGACCTGGACCTGGGCGCGGAGCTTCTTGCGGCTCTCGACGAGATCTTCCCGGGGCCGGGACCGTCTCCGGAAGCTTTCGCCTGGTGA
- a CDS encoding TetR/AcrR family transcriptional regulator — translation MTTEHSGSGDAARSMELLWGTGERPTRGPKPGLTLDRIVTAAVAVADAEGIGAVSMRRVATELGVGTMSLYRYVPGKGELLDLMLDKIAAFGADDIPGPEAGWRAVLENVARRAWRLHHRHPWLLQVDQTRPLLGPNSVNALEYTIRGLSGVALPDREKMRLLTVVEGYVAGAARTRLNSAMAEKRTGLTDEEWWKIQGPFLIQAMESGRYPYLASLSEDTFAFDDDCDEGDALFELGLGRLLDGFAAHIEGRGD, via the coding sequence ATGACGACAGAACACAGTGGCAGCGGCGACGCGGCACGCAGCATGGAGCTGCTCTGGGGCACCGGCGAGCGCCCCACCCGCGGCCCCAAGCCCGGCCTGACCCTCGACCGGATCGTCACGGCCGCGGTGGCGGTCGCCGACGCCGAGGGGATCGGCGCGGTCTCGATGCGCCGGGTCGCCACCGAGCTGGGCGTCGGCACGATGTCGCTCTACCGCTACGTCCCCGGCAAGGGCGAGCTGCTGGACCTGATGCTCGACAAGATCGCCGCGTTCGGCGCCGACGACATCCCCGGGCCCGAGGCCGGCTGGCGGGCCGTCCTGGAGAACGTCGCGCGCCGCGCCTGGCGGCTCCACCACCGCCACCCCTGGCTGCTCCAGGTCGACCAGACGCGCCCGCTGCTGGGCCCCAACTCGGTCAACGCGCTGGAGTACACCATCCGCGGCCTGTCGGGCGTCGCCCTGCCCGACCGGGAGAAGATGCGCCTGCTGACGGTCGTGGAGGGCTATGTCGCGGGCGCGGCGCGCACCCGCCTCAACTCGGCCATGGCTGAGAAGCGCACCGGCCTCACCGACGAGGAGTGGTGGAAGATCCAGGGCCCGTTCCTGATCCAGGCCATGGAAAGCGGCCGCTATCCGTACCTCGCCTCACTCTCCGAGGACACCTTCGCGTTCGACGACGACTGCGACGAGGGCGACGCCCTGTTCGAACTGGGCCTGGGCCGGCTGCTGGACGGGTTCGCGGCTCATATCGAAGGGCGGGGTGACTGA
- a CDS encoding Tn3 family transposase: protein MELLTRCRTESIEPIVVLVAGGTDQDDAGPEGGGTEGDDAPPVLAKANEVGHAQKPLFVARYLRLRDLQREIEEGLDVRESSNGANFVIAYGKGGEIASNRRDEQKMFVLCLRILQSALVHVNTLMLQDIPLTGPRCRRSKFRIHCGGPPDVITATCGGALRGDWKMLYEPAALRLVTAFLPAPVYRHIGEGA from the coding sequence GTGGAACTGCTGACGCGCTGCCGCACGGAGAGCATCGAGCCGATCGTGGTTCTGGTGGCCGGCGGTACCGACCAGGACGACGCCGGACCCGAGGGCGGCGGTACGGAGGGCGACGACGCGCCGCCGGTGCTGGCGAAGGCCAACGAAGTCGGCCACGCCCAGAAGCCCCTCTTCGTGGCCCGCTACCTGCGGCTTCGGGACCTCCAGCGGGAGATCGAGGAGGGCCTGGACGTCAGGGAATCGTCCAACGGCGCCAACTTCGTGATCGCCTACGGCAAGGGCGGCGAGATCGCCTCCAACCGGCGCGACGAGCAGAAGATGTTCGTGCTCTGCCTACGGATTCTGCAATCGGCCCTGGTCCATGTGAACACCCTGATGCTCCAGGACATCCCCCTGACCGGGCCTCGGTGCCGCCGCAGTAAATTCCGGATTCACTGCGGCGGACCCCCTGACGTGATCACCGCGACCTGCGGCGGGGCACTCCGAGGCGACTGGAAGATGCTCTACGAACCGGCGGCGTTGCGGCTGGTGACAGCGTTCCTACCGGCACCCGTGTACCGGCACATCGGCGAGGGCGCCTGA
- a CDS encoding GDSL-type esterase/lipase family protein, translating to MRVMFVGDSMTIGSAGDFTWRYRMWQHLNRTFGGPYRIVGPRSELYDTAAGAAVSYAYRDPDFPENARRHLAGWGEGWCHMAPLIGEAVRTSKADTLLVSLGLIDLGFYTNAEQTAANVRRFVAEARAARASVRAVLLPVIPNTRALCDAPFAAECERFNELLAKAVADLSTPASPLLLASHPARYDLDRDTYDGTHPSASGEHLLAAAFADAMHQAWDVGGPYVAAGN from the coding sequence ATGCGCGTGATGTTCGTCGGCGACTCGATGACGATCGGCAGCGCCGGGGACTTCACCTGGCGCTATCGCATGTGGCAGCACCTGAACCGGACCTTCGGCGGGCCGTACCGCATCGTCGGGCCGCGCAGCGAGCTGTACGACACGGCCGCCGGCGCGGCGGTCTCGTACGCCTACCGGGACCCGGACTTCCCCGAGAACGCGCGGCGGCACCTCGCCGGGTGGGGCGAGGGCTGGTGCCACATGGCGCCGCTGATCGGCGAGGCCGTGCGCACGTCCAAGGCCGACACCCTGCTGGTCTCGCTCGGCCTGATAGACCTCGGCTTCTACACGAACGCGGAGCAGACCGCCGCGAACGTGCGCCGCTTCGTCGCCGAGGCGCGGGCCGCCCGCGCGTCCGTACGGGCCGTCCTGCTGCCCGTCATCCCGAACACCCGCGCCCTGTGCGACGCTCCCTTCGCCGCCGAGTGCGAGCGCTTCAACGAGCTGCTGGCCAAGGCGGTCGCGGACCTGTCGACGCCCGCCTCGCCGCTGCTGCTGGCCTCCCACCCGGCGCGCTACGACCTGGACCGGGACACCTACGACGGAACGCACCCCTCCGCGTCCGGCGAGCACCTGCTCGCGGCGGCCTTCGCGGACGCCATGCACCAGGCGTGGGACGTGGGCGGGCCGTACGTGGCGGCAGGGAACTGA
- a CDS encoding esterase-like activity of phytase family protein encodes MRSLLCAAGAAGILLFAAAGPVAADDGGDGFTITDPRIKESSGLAASRKHPGVYWTHNDSDDGPYVYAVDSRTGRTVATVTLRGIGDPRDVEAISVGPDGNVYVGDIGDNLGGTWNHVWIYRFPEPERLRDQTVTAAQLTVEYDEGPRDAEAMMVHPKTGRVYIASKKKSGGAALYEGPERLSSRGTNTFRRIAAIDQWVTDGAFSPDGTRLVLRGYFGAEMYRWQGGRPKGIGSVGVPLQMQGESVSFTPDGRTLMFGSEGKSSRVQPVGLSGDQLPETAAKNSDGKAGDKGGTEDRNQDGPGKNRNVLLAVVTFGVGAVVVLGLRRLFRRR; translated from the coding sequence ATGCGTTCGCTACTGTGCGCGGCCGGGGCCGCGGGGATACTGCTGTTCGCCGCGGCCGGGCCGGTGGCGGCCGACGACGGCGGGGACGGCTTCACGATCACCGACCCGCGGATCAAGGAGTCCAGCGGCCTGGCGGCCAGCCGGAAGCACCCCGGGGTGTACTGGACCCACAACGACAGCGACGACGGCCCGTACGTCTACGCCGTGGACAGCCGCACCGGCCGTACGGTCGCCACCGTCACCCTGCGCGGCATCGGCGACCCGCGCGACGTGGAGGCGATCTCGGTCGGCCCGGACGGCAATGTGTACGTCGGCGACATCGGCGACAACCTCGGCGGCACCTGGAACCACGTCTGGATCTACCGCTTCCCGGAGCCGGAGCGGCTGCGCGACCAGACGGTCACGGCGGCGCAGCTCACCGTCGAGTACGACGAGGGCCCGCGCGACGCCGAGGCGATGATGGTGCATCCCAAGACCGGCCGGGTCTACATCGCCAGCAAGAAGAAGAGCGGCGGCGCCGCTCTGTACGAGGGCCCGGAACGCCTGTCGTCGCGCGGTACGAACACCTTCCGCCGGATCGCGGCCATCGACCAGTGGGTGACGGACGGCGCGTTCTCCCCGGACGGCACACGGCTGGTGCTGCGCGGCTACTTCGGCGCGGAGATGTACCGCTGGCAGGGCGGCCGCCCGAAGGGCATCGGAAGCGTGGGCGTACCGCTCCAGATGCAGGGCGAGTCCGTCAGCTTCACCCCCGACGGACGCACGCTGATGTTCGGCTCGGAGGGGAAGTCCAGCCGCGTACAGCCGGTGGGCCTGAGCGGCGACCAGCTGCCGGAGACGGCGGCGAAGAACTCCGACGGGAAGGCCGGCGACAAGGGCGGCACCGAAGACCGGAACCAGGACGGCCCCGGCAAGAACCGCAACGTCCTGCTGGCGGTGGTGACGTTCGGGGTGGGGGCGGTGGTGGTGCTGGGTCTGCGGAGACTGTTCCGGCGGAGGTGA